aacatattttgcactcaGTAGGAATCTGATACTGACAGAGACCTCTGTCTACAGCCTGGCTCAGCATTTCATATAAACATAGCTTCTAAATTATACATAGGAGGCAACTCTTGCAAAAACAATATGTGAACATCAAAGCTTATTGCAGTGTTTTATTTCAAGCATAAGCAAGAGAATAAGAAAGAGAATAAGAAAGAGAATAAGAACGAGAATAAGAAAGAGAATAGGAAAGAGAATAAGAAAGAGAATAAGACAAAAAATAAGAAAGATAATAAAAAAGAGATTAAGAAAGAGAATAAGAAAGAGAATAAGAAAGAGAATAAGAAAGAGAATAAGAAAGAGAATAAGAAAGAGAATAAGAAAGAGAATAAGAAAGAGAATAAGAAAGAGAATAAGAAAGAGAATAAGAAAGAGAGTAAGAAAGAGAATAAGAAAGAGAATAAGAAAGATAATAAGAAAGAGAATAAGAAAGAGAATAAGAAAGAGAATAAGAAAGAGAATAAGAAAGAGAataagaaagaaaataagaaaGAGGATAAGAAAGAGAATAAGAAAGAGAAGAAGAAAGAGAataagaaagaaaataagaaaGAGGATAAGAAAGAGAATAAGAAAGAGAATAAGAAAGAGAATAAGAAAGATAATAAGAAAGATAataagaaagaaaataagaaaGAGAATAAGAAAGATAATAAGAAAGAGAATAAGAAAGAGGATAAAAAAGAGGATAAGAAAGAGGATAAGAAAGAGAATAAGAAAGAGAATAAGAAAGAGAATAAGAAAGAGAAGAAGAAAGagaataagaaaaaaataagaaaGAGGATAAGAAAGAGAATAAGAAAGATAATAAGAAAGAGAATAAGAAAGAGAATAAGAAAGAGAATAAGAAAGAGAATAAGAAAGAGAATAAGAAAGATAATAAGAAAGATAataagaaagaaaataagaaaGAGAATAAGAAAGATAATAAGAAAGAGAATAAGAAAGAGAATAAAAAAGAGGATAAGAAAGAGGATAAGAAAGAGAATAAGAAAGATAATAAGAAAGATAATAAGAAAGAGAATAAGAAAGAGAATAAGAAAGAGGATAAGAAAGAGGATAAGAAAGAGAATAAGAAAGAGAATAAGAAAGAGAAGAAGAAAGAGAataagaaagaaaataagaaaGAGGATAAGAAAGAGAATAAGAAAGATAATAAGAAAAATAAGAAGAAAGAGAATAAGAAAGAAGATAAGAAAGAGGAAGAGAAAGAGGAAGAGAAA
The genomic region above belongs to Watersipora subatra chromosome 1, tzWatSuba1.1, whole genome shotgun sequence and contains:
- the LOC137386684 gene encoding cylicin-1-like, with protein sequence MDTSDVKKLDMIFIYKLATEKIQHLQEEQKRTLTEEMSSDDDEGMKDASTASIREFVQNGMMCGYFWTCIIETGLQAVELLFYFKHKQENKKENKKENKNENKKENRKENKKENKTKNKKDNKKEIKKENKKENKKENKKENKKENKKENKKENKKENKKENKKENKKESKKENKKENKKDNKKENKKENKKENKKENKKENKKENKKEDKKENKKEKKKENKKENKKEDKKENKKENKKENKKDNKKDNKKENKKENKKDNKKENKKEDKKEDKKEDKKENKKENKKENKKEKKKENKKKIRKRIRKRIRKIIRKRIRKRIRKRIRKRIRKRIRKIIRKIIRKKIRKRIRKIIRKRIRKRIKKRIRKRIRKRIRKIIRKIIRKRIRKRIRKRIRKRIRKRIRKRIRKRRRKRIRKKIRKRIRKRIRKIIRKIRRKRIRKKIRKRKRKRKRKRIGKRLKMRNRLKK